One Primulina eburnea isolate SZY01 chromosome 4, ASM2296580v1, whole genome shotgun sequence genomic window, ACGAAACATCTCTTGTTTTATCACTCACTGAAGACAATATATACACTAGATGAACATTGGGATTATGGGAATGTCTCACAGAGATAGACAAAGTCAAGTTTTCATTTAAACTTTATCAAAATTTTGTAAATGaatcttttttattaaatatcatTATAGGAAAAACTAAAAGCTTTGcagaagaaatatttgaaaagaaaaaaatcttCTTTGGAATATCAAGTTGTCGAGGAGTAAAGAAACTCGTCAGAAATTCAGCAGTATGGCTCATGTAGGAAGATGGTCAGAAGGAATCTGCCCAGAATTCCGAAACCGAAAGAGTCAGAATTCGGGAAAGGTTTTCGGCCCAGATCTGATTGAAAACTTAATGTAGAGACAAGTTCAAGTGGTGAAAGTCCACAAAATCACATTTTCCGCGGGGTCCATACAAAAGTAAAAGATTTCCTAACAAAAGTAAAGAAAACATGTGACTCAATCACTTTATTAGTGGAAGATGAAATACTCAACCACAACAATATGACAGATCACTAACTAGTGGTATACCCACTAAAAGATGTTGTCGGCCACAACTAACAAATCAATTCACAAGAATGAAATCTGAGTTTCAAATGCGAATGGGGCTTCTATAAATATCAAGGCAGACGTAAGATGAATGTAAAAttcaacctcttcatttttttttcaaataaattgtAATATTTCTCTTTCTAGTTTATGTGTGTTGTATTCATAGCTACTATAAAGTAGCTAAAAACGCTTCTCTTATAGTAGCTAAACATGTTTCTTCTCCTCTATATGAAGTTACTATGTAATATATGTTGTAAGTTTGAATAAAAGAACCAAGGTTTATTGCTCATCTCAggtataattttcaaaattaaaattttactatatATTCTGAGGTAAGAAACGATATAAAGTTGTGCTAAATGTTGTTAACTCTGATTCGTACTTTTCATAGAGAAATATCTGATCAAAGTAATCTACGTCAGGATCCATTTGTTACGACGGTGTGGTTAGATTATGAGAAGCAGTCTGTAAAATTCAGTTGATAAAACCCGACGACACTCCGATCGAATACGTAAAATATTTagtttattttacggaagcatgatgagctatataaaaaaataataataaatctgAATTATGATATAGACCAGAAACATTGTGCAATTGCTAGGTTATATGCTTTTGGAAACAGTCTTGATATGAATAATAACGTACGTAccaaattcaaggagttgaaaggtatttttgaatattttaagtAATTAGGGGCTCAAACAAAAGTTTTAGAGCGAAAATTTGTTAAAACAACAAAATTAGGCGGAAAAACTTACAGAGCCAATCTCACGATTTTCTCTTAAAATTATacggaaaaaaataaattatacctAAAATTTGCCGGTGTTGATTGAACAGCGAATACAGAAAGCCGAAGATCAATGGCGGCTTTGCAGTATTTGGAGAAACAGAGAAATGAGCACCCTGAGCTCTCAGAGTGGTACACCTCGCTTTCAGATCTGTACCAACGCAAGCTCTGGCATGAGCTTACTCTTAAGCTCGAACAGTTCGTCGCACTCGCCGTTTTTCAGGTGATAAACCCTACTATTGATTCTCGGTACCTTTGCGGTTTATCATTCACTTTGCTACTGTAGTTATATAATTTTTCCGTTTTACTTTTGTTTGCAATTGTTTTGTTCGTTTAATTGGGGGCACTGGAATGTTGTTTCGGGGTTAGTGCTTTATTGGAATGAATTTTAGGGGTTTTAGTGATGCAGTGCAGTTCTCGGAACAGGAATGTATGGTCGGATTTTGAGCATGGACGGCGGGGGAGTTCAATACCTTACTTTTTTAGAATTAACTTGTTGAGGAACTGAGAAAACGTAAGCTATCAGTAGTTCATTTAATGAGTATCGATCTCGATAAATTTACAGGCTTAGGATTGTGTGAATGATGTCTTTGCATTTGATGATTAGATACTTTGGCATTCTATTTTGTCTTTGGAAAGTGATAGCTGAGCGCAAGAGAATCAAATACATTGTTTTGAATTCATTTTCAATTGAAAGACATTTATTTATTGGTTAAACAAATCGGCGATGTTTACTTTTGATCGTGTgatcatataaatatttttgtgtAACTAGTTCTATTTCTTTGTTCATATGTGGTATTGATTTAGATACATCAAATGTTTGAACTGTGAAGAGATTTCCCTAAACCCAGTTGGTTCATTTGCATGACATCATGATGTAaatacattttttttctttctcatagccaatttttctattttttggtTGGTCTTTGGCAGTCGCATTTCATGTTTAACTCTTTTTTGATGAACACATGACATTAGTTTGATCCTTTGCTAGACACAGTATTGATTATCCTCCCTATGTTATAAAATATCTTATGAGCAGTCTTATCTTCCCATATCAATGATCTATCTCTTTGAATTTTTGTGCTTCTTTAGCTTGTGTTATAAATTAAGATTAAGTTTCTTTCATCTCTATATTTAGGCTGGGGATGCTCTAATACAGCTTTACCACAATTTCATAACTGATTTTGAGACAAAGATCAATCTTCTCAAGCTTGCTCATTTTGCTGTTATAATTTCTCGACAATACTTGGAGAAAGAGGCTGCTATAGATTATCTTGAAGGAGTGATTGCAAAGCTACGTGATACGAAAGAAGTGCGCATAGAGGAACCAATACTTTACATCAAAGTTCAAATGGGTACATTAAAGCTTGAGCAGGGAGATCAAAAAGAATGCAAGAAACTTTTAGATGAGGGGAAATGCACACTTGACAGCATGACTGACATTGATCCGTCTGTGTATGCCAGCTTCTATTGGGTTTCATCACAATACCATAAATCTCGTCAAGAATTTGCAGAATTTTATAAAAGCGCTCTTCTTTTTCTAGCCTACACTGCCTTGGATTCCCTGATCAGAATCCTTCAAGCTGGTAGGCTGTTTGtacttttttgtttttataataTAAGAAGCAGCTTTGGTGATACGAATGGTTATTCATGGCTGTCATGGAATTCAACTAATAACTGGAAGCTATGATATTTCAATGAAATTATGTATAAAAAAGTTGAAACgtttttaaagagaaaaatgtATCTGGTTTATTTCAAAGTATTTGGCAACAGAATCAACagtattaaaataatttcacaGTCCGTAATCACCTTTTTCCCTTTTTTATGTTTTGTTATTATATTTTGTGGTAATTCGTTTGATCAATTTTAATTTGATCTATTACATAAACCACTTGACAAGGCTTCGCCTGTTGTAATGACTGAGctagaaaataatattatgaaATGTACTGATTAAGAATTCGATACTTAGTAAGGGAAAGCGTGTGCCACATGCAACAACCAAACCATGAAGAAGTTTTGTTTACCTTTGTCAGTCTGGTGTAAGTCTATGCTTGCTGGTATGCTTATGGATACAGTTACTTATGTTTACTTTCAAGTTTATGTGTCCTCTTGTTTTGTGGCTGGTGATGCAGAATGCAATGCGTGATTCTTTTTCATGGTTTCATGCGTGAATTGATGAAGCTACAATTGAATAAATTGCTTCATTCCATAATCATTTTCATGTCCTTTTGTAGTATGATTTCTAGGTGTAGGAGATGTACTAATGCATGTCTTTTTAGCTAACTAACTGTACCACGTTGGTTGTTTCCAAGGATTTGGCATTTGATTTGTCTCTGTCCGCACTGTTGGGGGAAAACATCTACAATTTCGGTGAACTTCTTGCGCATCCAGTTGTAAGTATTTTATGTAAAAGCTCCATCTTTCGAAAATTATATTCAAGGGAAGCTCATCTAGTGGTTTCTCGCCGATCGCATACCCTACCCTATGCCCTACACCATACCTTTATGGTCTACCTCTTACTGTTGTCAGTGTAACACTGACACGCATACCGAGACAAACATTGTGGTTCAAATCAATGGACGGGGTTGCATAGCTCTAAAAATTTGCTTATTCTCGTGCTATCTTTTAAACATTCGTCGGACAATTAGTTGGCATTCATGCAGATAAAAAGTCTTCTGGGGACTAAAGTTGAGTGGCTATACTATATAATTGAAGCATTCAACTCTGGTGATTTAATTCATTATCAAGAACTATGTAATGTTCATGGAGCTGCTCTGCGTACCCAACCTGCCTTGGTCCAGAATGAGAAAAAGCTTCTGGAAAAGATTAACATTCTCTGTTTGATGGAGATTATTTTCAGGTGAATTAGGAGAAATTAATAATGACTGATGTTAATGAGTTACTGTGttattctattttttgttgaaCTCATGAATCATGTGTTACCTGAAGCCGCTCATCAGATGATAGAACTATTCCATTAAGTGTCATTGCTGACCGGACCAGGCTGACTGTAGAAGATGTGGAGTATCTTCTCATGAAGAGCCTCTCAGTAAGTACACGGAAATTTGATATCTTCTTCATCCATCTTTTACTCAAGTGAGATTTTGAATTGGGTATTACAAATTTCTGGGTTTATTACAGCATGCTAAACATGTCATACTTGGTTTAACTGAAAAATAGCATTAGCTGTTCCAGAATCCGGAGACATATTGAGACTTCAAATTATGTATTTGGCCTTTTTAGAAGGTGATTGCTGCCTAATTGTTGCTGCAGGTGCATCTAATAGAGGGGATAATTGATCAAGTTGAGGGAACTGTTTATGTATCGTGGGTGCAACCTAGAGTTCTTGGAATTCCTCAGATCAAGTCCTTGCGCAACAGGCTCGACAACTGGGTGGATAAAGTACACACTGCTTTGTTATCTGTGGAGGCGGAAACACCAGATCTTGTTGCCGCATAACTTTCTTGGCTTATCCTTGTCATTTCTGCAGATTACCTTTAGAGGTAAATGTTACTATTGATTTCACTAAAAGATCTCAGATCAGAATTTTCACGGGCTGCCTTGTATGTTACAATAGCATGCATTTATTTCTAAAAAATTCTTTGGACAATTAGCAACATAGTTTCTAACTTGATGTGTTCGATGCAGCACCATGTTTTTCGACGATATTTTACTTTCATGAATGATTTCACTCAACCGAGAGTTATCGGAAATTTGTGTGACTTCATCAATTACTTAAGGTGGCCTAGTTTTTGGGAAAAGGTTTGTCTCGCAAAAACTTGGAAGAAAAATTATGAGCGTAATTCACTAAAATTGTCGTGGTGgggtaaaaataatttatttttaattttgatataatatatGTATAGTGTTTTTATGCGTATATATATACTGCAAAATGTGGAACGATGAATCGTACTGCACAAATTTCCTGTCAATTTTTAGTAAACAGTAATAAAGTGTCGTATCCtttaagttttatgcaaaaAGAAATTATATCACAAAACACAAATACAGTAGTTGAATCAAATATAAATGTGAATTAAATTCTGCGTAACCAATGTTCTATGTCATGCTCGCTCAAACGCAGCAGTATTAATCGAATTTggttaatatttttcatataagGACTCTACAGTACTGAAAAGTTGGCAAGGATTCACAATTATCTACAATTAATTGACTTTTCTAAAAATGATATATCAAAAACATGTAGGAAAATAGTAATAGCAATATAGCATGGCGACTTTGGTCTCATTTATTGCTGGAAGTATTCCTAGAACGTGAATGTTTATCCATGAATTCCGGAGAATGGAAAGTGGCTTGATGAAATTTCAAGGACGAAACTagatttttttaacaaatagtACATAGAATTTTCCTGCTTGCCCCCGCTAGTCTGCTCCGGACATTACCTTAGATGCTTGCAGGACCACATCGATTTAAGGAAAAAAATTCTTTATACTATATACTTCGACAGCAAAATAAGGTTTCATAATTTACTCAATGTCAATCCTATTTTATCTCAATCCCTCCAAACTCAAACCAGTACATTTCCCAACTTTCTTCAGTTTCTAGTGATTGGCAAGCTGTTAAAAGccagaaaagaaaaagaagtcTTCCTTTGATCTACAATGCTGGTTTTGcacattattttttatattcatTTGGATATTGTAAGGAATTATTTGTTTTACCTTTCATGGCGTAACATCAAATTTCTGGTTGGGCCTCCAAGTGTATTGGAATCGAGTAAACAAGTGAAGGCAAAGAGTACAACAAGTACGTGAGGTAAAGATTTCCTATTGGCCATTGAGTATCCACGCGTTTGCTTATAAGAATCAGTTCAATTCGGTCACATTGTACAAGCTCGCTTTCATCGACAAAAATTCACTTGAAATTGGTATGAATTACAACGCTTTCAACATAGGATTAAAGAACAGAAATACCTCGCGAATCAGGCTTGAGTTCCAGCCATAGTCTTTAACTGAATATGGTTCGAATCTGCGGCAGCCCCGGTGGGTAAGGCTTCATACGATCCAAATCTGCTGCGGATACCCAAAGTCTTGGCAATAGCAGCATAAGTCACGATAAAAATGAAAAGCACGAAAATGACATGAAGCACAAACATCAGATCCAAGACTGCCACTGCCCTTAGCTTTGAGTCATCCAATTCGCACTTGGTTGATCCCTCAACCCCGCTGACGACATCAAGCAGCTTGTGGCAGCCTTCCGGGATGAAGGCATCCACGTAGAGTGATAACCCTGTTTGCAGAGCCCACAGCCCTTGCAGGCAGAACGAGGCTCCGAGAGCAGCATCCGCCGCATACAGTCTAGGCTGACAGCAGAGAACAAGGCAGAGGGCAGATGAGAACGCGGAAACATGTGCCGCGACAGAATCGCACTTGGCCTGGAGATCTGAAGTCTGGACGGCGGCGTCGGATGCGGAGAGGGAATACTGGAGGAAGAAGAGTGCAGCGGCGATCGCGAAGAAGAGATCGGTGGGGAGAGGTAGAAGAGAGGTGGCTTCGGAGACAAGGACCGCGGCGGAGAGGAGGATGAAGCAGAATATCACGGCGGCGGACTGCAGGGAAATGAGGCGGTGGACCGGCGTCCGGCCTTTGAGAAGGGGATCGGCATCGGAAGACACAAGGAGCTGGTGGATTAGGACGATGAATAGGAAGAAGATAACTAGGTGAAGCTGCAAATACCTGAGAAAGCGATGCTGCTGGTTGGAGTTGGGGAAGGGATGGTAGAGCTTTGCGGCGTAGTCGCGCGGCGATTTGAGGTGGTACTTGGTGGCGGAGATGAGGTGGTAAAGCCCTAGCGAAAGCAGCGCGGAGGAGGAGAAGATTTGGTAAATTAGGGCTGCCATTTTTGTTAAATTAGGGCAACTGAATGAGCTGCTATCAAATCAATGGTGGTAAACACAAATTCAAACTTGCATATGTTTTGTATGAAGTTGGTAAAACTTCAtgttcaaaatatttaaaaaaaaaattggtaaaaCTTCCATAAATTATGTATATTTAATCAATTAAAGCTATCTGCATCTTAATTCAATATAAACACTAATACTTAAAAATGtaccaaattttaaaaattaattacgaccaaaataatataaaagaagaaattatgttattgaatatttatattatatatatgttcaatataataaatcaatttaaaattttaaaatcatttaaaagatTGTGATAAAATTTCGTAATCTCTTTTTTTTTAAGAGTGTCtcttgtgaaacgatctcacgaatctttatctgtgagacgagttcGTATTTGTAagcatatatcttatttgggttatccataaagaaaaatattattttttatgctaagagtattactttttagagtgagtctcatatgagaccgtctcacgggtcataatccgtgagacgggtcaaccctacccattttcacaataaaaaataatacttttagcataaaaagtaatactttttcatggatgatccaaataagagatccgtctcacaaatatgacctgtgataccgtctcacacaagtttttgcctactttttattgtgaatatgggtaggtgattcgtctcacatattaagatccgtgaaactgtctcacatgagactcactccacAATAAAAGaaacactcttagcataaaaaataatattttttcatgaataattcaaataagagatttttctcataaaatatgacATGTGAAActatctcacataagtttttgtcattttttaaatataaatgttTGGTTTATCTCACTTGAAATTAAAATAGGATGTCGCTTGTATTTgttgttttttcaaaaatattgtgatgcatttaaaatattaatatttttgcatgacatttaaaaaaaaaaaaaaaagctcgAATACGGATTTGTTATTAATCGATTATATTCTCAAAAACAGAAAGCAAATATGGTGAAGTGCACTTTAAATACTATAAAATTTAATACTGTTGTTTTCTCGATTaaagatttttttaattatcaatttGTACTACATAGAGtgcaattaattaaaaaaatagagattaatttgactaattaatcaatgtaCTAATCATATGTCATATACTCATATATCATTGAATctgttaattaaaaataaaacacataATTAATCAATAACCCCAATCGTAAAGGCTTCAAAAATTTTGTAAGAATTAGAGCAATAATCGTTGtatttatactatattattaagtatgAGGACATGATAATAACTACCTAGAGAggacaccaatttttttttctaattttacccttatatgataataatattacattttttttgtttttttattaaatttcaacacatttttttttattttttttatttcaaccattcaaatatcaatttagtatctccataatttgtcaaatttcactttagtccatcgataatgataaaaaaagatTGTACATACACGCATAGCGTGTACAGAGTAACTAGTATGAATGAAATCTCCATTAAATATCCTTTAATTTCATTAAAATTTTACACTTTTTCCCAATGCGCAAATCTTACATAGAATGTCACACATATCTACTTGGCTAGAGGGATTCTCCCATTGCACAAGTTCTTTCATTGCCTTGTCAATCTCCTTGGTTTCTCTCAGCAAACCTCTCATGCAAAACATCAAAGAACACAAACTTAAAATCACTTGGTTCTTGAGCTCCTCCCCATCCTTTTCCACCTCCATCTGATCAACAAGTTCATCTAAATGTTGGAGAAAAGAATTTGTGTTCTTCTCCAGTTCATCGTCGTCAAATCTTGACCATTGGATCGCACATGCGACCGAAGATTTTCCCAACTCAAGATCGAGGGAATCTCTCCTCTTCTCGAACTCAAGTTCCATTTTCTCGAGTGATTTTACCAAACTAACTTCCTTGAAAAGTTCTATGGCAGAggaaatcaaatcttttaaaaggTTTAGATCAGCTTCTAATTTGAAGATTGGATCATGTTTTAAAACCTTGCAGTCTCCGTTTCTTGATAATTCTTGTTTTACGAACATGAGTGCATGGCTCCCAAAAAGCAAGAAATCCACCATTCTTGACAAAGACCCTTTGAGCTTACTATAACAAGCACTATGAAAAGGCAAGAACCAAAAGTTGGGTTCCATCTCAGCTTCCTCCATGAATTTTCCGAGGCTCGTTTACGTGGATTTTCACCTTCTTTTGCCTCTCTCCAG contains:
- the LOC140831161 gene encoding uncharacterized protein, with the protein product MAALIYQIFSSSALLSLGLYHLISATKYHLKSPRDYAAKLYHPFPNSNQQHRFLRYLQLHLVIFFLFIVLIHQLLVSSDADPLLKGRTPVHRLISLQSAAVIFCFILLSAAVLVSEATSLLPLPTDLFFAIAAALFFLQYSLSASDAAVQTSDLQAKCDSVAAHVSAFSSALCLVLCCQPRLYAADAALGASFCLQGLWALQTGLSLYVDAFIPEGCHKLLDVVSGVEGSTKCELDDSKLRAVAVLDLMFVLHVIFVLFIFIVTYAAIAKTLGIRSRFGSYEALPTGAAADSNHIQLKTMAGTQA